A single region of the Solwaraspora sp. WMMD791 genome encodes:
- a CDS encoding phosphotransferase, with the protein MATVRLPAINYDATAVRPTWADLPADLRAAISGRLGSPVAWATSAGGGFTRGFAAVCTTAAGERVFVKAASLVQQRHLSDWYAREAALTAELPPAVPAARPRWTLTTAGHFVLCLDAVDGRMPALPWVPEELNAALSAWAGAAAALRHPPEGLVRVGLPRLADLARADLAWWQEIAAGREAVPLPADGGDAHRLVRRYLAELAAIEARLPDLVVDDAVIHGDLRLDNILIDRAGTAWICDWTWLCHGPAWFDTASLLVTAYASGLDADAVFAAHPTSADAPPGGLDAALAALAGYWLTRSAAGPTGASPHARTHQRFSGETALNWLAHRQGWSAP; encoded by the coding sequence GTGGCTACAGTGCGGTTGCCCGCGATCAACTACGACGCGACAGCGGTCCGACCCACCTGGGCGGACCTACCCGCCGACCTACGGGCGGCGATCTCCGGCCGGCTCGGCAGCCCGGTGGCCTGGGCCACCAGCGCCGGCGGCGGATTCACCCGCGGCTTCGCCGCGGTCTGCACCACGGCGGCCGGCGAGCGGGTGTTCGTCAAGGCGGCGTCGCTGGTGCAGCAGCGCCATCTGAGCGACTGGTACGCCCGCGAGGCGGCGCTGACCGCCGAACTGCCGCCGGCCGTACCCGCTGCCCGGCCCCGGTGGACGTTGACCACCGCCGGCCACTTCGTGCTCTGCCTCGACGCGGTCGACGGGCGGATGCCCGCGCTGCCGTGGGTGCCCGAGGAACTCAACGCCGCGCTGAGCGCCTGGGCGGGTGCCGCCGCAGCGCTACGGCACCCCCCGGAGGGACTCGTCCGGGTCGGCCTGCCCCGGCTGGCCGATCTTGCCCGCGCCGACCTGGCCTGGTGGCAGGAGATCGCGGCAGGCCGGGAAGCGGTCCCGTTGCCGGCCGACGGCGGCGACGCCCACCGGCTGGTCCGGCGGTACCTGGCGGAGCTGGCCGCGATCGAGGCACGCCTGCCCGATCTGGTGGTCGACGACGCGGTGATCCACGGCGACCTGCGGCTGGACAACATCCTGATCGACCGGGCCGGGACGGCCTGGATCTGTGACTGGACGTGGCTGTGCCACGGCCCGGCCTGGTTCGACACGGCGAGTCTGCTGGTCACCGCGTACGCCAGCGGCCTGGACGCGGACGCGGTCTTCGCCGCGCATCCCACCTCGGCCGACGCGCCACCGGGCGGCCTGGACGCCGCGTTGGCCGCGCTGGCCGGCTACTGGCTGACCCGCTCCGCCGCCGGGCCGACCGGCGCGTCGCCGCACGCGCGCACCCATCAGCGGTTCAGCGGCGAGACCGCGCTCAACTGGTTGGCGCACCGGCAGGGCTGGTCGGCCCCCTGA
- the rpsT gene encoding 30S ribosomal protein S20 — translation MANIKSQIKRNRQNEKRRLRNKSVKSALKTAVRKFNEASTNGDPEQAAALMREASRKLDKAVSKGVIHKNQAANRKSAIAKRLQSLAS, via the coding sequence GTGGCGAACATCAAGTCCCAGATCAAGCGCAACCGGCAGAACGAGAAGCGTCGGCTGCGCAACAAGTCGGTCAAGTCGGCGCTGAAGACCGCCGTCCGCAAGTTCAACGAGGCCAGCACGAACGGTGACCCCGAGCAGGCCGCGGCGCTGATGCGGGAAGCGAGCCGCAAGCTCGACAAGGCGGTCAGCAAGGGTGTGATCCACAAGAACCAGGCGGCGAACCGCAAGTCGGCGATCGCCAAGCGCCTGCAGTCGCTCGCCTCCTGA
- the holA gene encoding DNA polymerase III subunit delta, whose translation MAGVNLAAPPAVMLVLGDEELLSTRAVSDAVQAARTADPDADVREYEAGTVAAGEVAEMLSPSLFGGRRLLVLRSGQDARKDLVAALLAYAKQPDPEVTLVVTHAGGAKGKAFADGLRAAGATVVPAAKLKGHRERVAFVRDEFRRAGGRCTDDAAEALLAAVGNDLRELSAACAQLMADTSGRIDASTVGRYYRGRAEVSGFTVADAAIIGDVPGALEALRWALHVGVDPVPIADALADGIRTVARVASAGRGSSYQLASSLGMPAWKIERAQRQSRGWSPEALVDAMHAAARCNADVKGGSDDRGYALERAVVAVAQARRGGDRR comes from the coding sequence ATGGCGGGCGTGAATCTTGCCGCACCGCCTGCCGTCATGCTCGTACTGGGCGACGAGGAACTGCTGTCCACCCGGGCGGTGTCCGACGCCGTCCAGGCCGCCCGCACAGCTGACCCCGACGCCGACGTGCGCGAGTACGAGGCCGGTACGGTGGCCGCCGGTGAGGTCGCCGAGATGCTCAGCCCGTCACTGTTCGGCGGACGTCGGCTGCTCGTTCTGCGCAGCGGGCAGGACGCCCGCAAGGACCTCGTCGCCGCCCTGCTGGCATACGCGAAGCAGCCCGACCCCGAGGTGACGCTGGTGGTCACCCACGCTGGCGGAGCCAAGGGAAAGGCGTTCGCCGACGGACTTCGTGCCGCCGGGGCCACCGTGGTGCCAGCGGCCAAACTCAAAGGCCACCGCGAACGGGTCGCCTTCGTCCGCGACGAGTTCCGACGTGCCGGTGGCCGGTGCACCGACGACGCCGCCGAGGCGCTGCTCGCCGCCGTCGGCAACGACCTGCGGGAACTGTCGGCGGCATGCGCCCAACTGATGGCGGACACCAGCGGGCGGATCGACGCGTCGACAGTGGGCCGGTACTACCGGGGGCGGGCCGAGGTCAGCGGCTTCACCGTCGCGGACGCGGCGATCATCGGGGACGTACCCGGCGCGTTGGAGGCCCTGCGGTGGGCGCTGCACGTCGGAGTAGATCCGGTGCCGATCGCCGACGCGCTGGCCGACGGTATCCGTACCGTCGCCCGGGTCGCCTCGGCCGGCCGGGGGAGTTCGTACCAACTGGCGAGCAGCCTCGGTATGCCCGCCTGGAAGATCGAGCGGGCGCAGCGACAGAGCCGAGGGTGGAGCCCGGAGGCGTTGGTCGACGCGATGCACGCAGCAGCCCGGTGCAACGCCGACGTCAAAGGCGGCTCCGACGACCGCGGGTACGCCCTGGAACGGGCCGTGGTCGCGGTCGCGCAGGCGCGGCGCGGCGGTGACCGCCGATGA